The following proteins are co-located in the Lacticaseibacillus paracasei subsp. paracasei genome:
- a CDS encoding tetratricopeptide repeat protein, with amino-acid sequence MSYAKEMLDAIEAGQMETAKQLFTQVLAHDDDETQYNLAEELYALGFNGQAKRLYQGLLGRYPDQGDLATALADIAVSDGDTDAALNYLSRIQPGDPAYVQSLVSAADVYQTLGLYEVSEQKLLEAKRLAPDEPVVTFALGEFYFDWGHFAEAISAYNELLAAGTTELAGVNIEARLAASLAQTGQYEDAVAAYEDVGVDALDLNGRFELGGLYLQLDDPAKAITNLQAVIDSDPSYANAYLPLARAYEAQNQPDKALDTVQAGVMVDDTNPTLYALGGKLALSEDNVKLAETYLQKALAIDPEDHGNMLAWSNFLVQEERDQENVDFLDQIDRSGDVDPQIYWNMAKSYDRLENIKKARENYLLAFNRFQDSPDFLHDIIDFFQSTGARAELKAALVRYLKLVPTDDEMQARLDELNAETD; translated from the coding sequence ATGAGTTACGCAAAAGAAATGCTTGATGCCATTGAAGCTGGCCAGATGGAAACGGCGAAGCAGCTATTCACCCAAGTATTGGCCCACGATGACGACGAAACCCAATACAACCTTGCCGAAGAACTGTATGCGCTTGGGTTCAACGGTCAGGCTAAGCGGCTTTATCAAGGGCTCCTGGGGCGATATCCTGACCAAGGCGATCTGGCAACGGCTTTAGCTGATATTGCAGTTTCTGACGGAGATACAGACGCCGCCTTGAATTATCTTAGTCGCATTCAGCCAGGTGATCCTGCCTATGTTCAAAGTCTGGTGAGCGCTGCCGATGTTTATCAAACACTTGGTTTATATGAGGTTAGTGAGCAAAAACTGCTTGAGGCGAAGCGATTGGCGCCAGACGAGCCGGTGGTGACCTTCGCTTTAGGCGAATTCTATTTTGACTGGGGTCATTTTGCCGAGGCCATTAGTGCTTATAACGAGCTGCTAGCGGCCGGTACAACTGAACTTGCTGGGGTTAACATCGAAGCACGGTTGGCGGCCAGTTTAGCGCAAACAGGGCAGTATGAAGACGCAGTGGCTGCTTATGAAGATGTCGGTGTTGATGCACTGGATCTCAATGGCCGGTTCGAATTAGGCGGCTTGTATTTACAACTTGATGATCCGGCTAAAGCGATCACCAATCTTCAAGCCGTGATTGACAGTGATCCAAGTTACGCCAATGCGTATTTGCCACTTGCTCGTGCTTATGAGGCCCAGAATCAGCCTGACAAGGCCTTAGACACGGTTCAGGCCGGCGTCATGGTCGATGATACGAACCCAACGCTATATGCCTTAGGCGGCAAATTAGCGCTTAGTGAAGACAATGTCAAATTAGCCGAGACGTATTTACAAAAGGCTTTGGCGATTGATCCGGAAGATCATGGTAATATGCTCGCTTGGAGCAACTTTTTGGTGCAGGAAGAGCGTGATCAAGAAAATGTTGACTTTCTTGACCAAATCGATCGTAGTGGTGATGTTGACCCACAAATTTATTGGAATATGGCTAAAAGCTACGATCGGTTGGAGAATATTAAAAAAGCCCGTGAGAATTACCTTTTAGCGTTCAATCGCTTTCAGGATTCCCCGGACTTTCTCCACGATATCATTGATTTCTTCCAGTCGACTGGTGCTCGCGCCGAATTGAAAGCCGCTTTAGTGCGATATTTGAAACTGGTACCTACTGACGACGAGATGCAGGCCCGTTTGGATGAACTCAACGCCGAGACGGATTAA
- a CDS encoding YitT family protein, producing the protein MSRTTRTCWDLLMIVLGCALYGFGLVYINIANHLAEGGVTGITLLIRYWWHLDPAYSTILLNIPLLIVGYKFLGKRALAYTVFGTLMLSAWLWIWQRVPLTINLDHDLFISGVLAGLFGGFGSGLIYRHGGTTGGTDVVARIVEQQTGVPMGRTLLVFDAAVLTISLTYLNIELMMYTLLGAYVFSQIVNFTLDGAYAAKGLLIVSDKSQEIATAIMNELERGTTFLHAEGGFAHDRKQVVYAVVSSTEIAQTKRLIEAIDPHAFISILDVHEALGEGFTYQKKRRRLLFGH; encoded by the coding sequence ATGTCACGCACCACGCGTACTTGTTGGGATCTTTTAATGATTGTTCTTGGTTGTGCTTTATATGGGTTCGGGCTTGTTTATATTAATATTGCGAATCACTTGGCTGAAGGCGGCGTCACCGGGATTACCCTGCTAATCCGCTATTGGTGGCATCTCGATCCGGCATACAGCACAATTCTGCTGAATATTCCGTTGCTCATCGTTGGTTACAAATTTTTAGGCAAACGCGCCCTAGCTTACACTGTTTTTGGCACCTTGATGCTTTCTGCTTGGCTGTGGATCTGGCAACGGGTACCTTTAACCATCAACCTCGATCATGATCTTTTTATCTCCGGGGTTTTAGCTGGACTGTTTGGTGGTTTTGGCAGCGGCTTGATTTACCGCCATGGCGGGACCACCGGCGGCACGGATGTTGTTGCCCGGATAGTTGAACAACAGACCGGCGTGCCAATGGGACGAACCTTGTTGGTTTTCGATGCCGCTGTGCTAACGATCTCGTTGACGTATCTGAACATCGAACTCATGATGTACACTCTGCTTGGTGCCTACGTGTTCTCACAAATTGTTAACTTTACGCTGGATGGTGCTTACGCGGCAAAGGGCCTTTTAATCGTCTCTGACAAAAGCCAAGAAATCGCCACTGCCATTATGAACGAATTGGAACGTGGGACAACTTTCTTACATGCTGAAGGCGGGTTCGCCCACGATCGCAAGCAGGTCGTCTATGCTGTCGTTTCGTCAACTGAAATTGCCCAAACAAAACGGCTGATTGAGGCCATTGATCCGCACGCCTTCATCAGCATCCTTGATGTCCATGAGGCCTTGGGCGAAGGCTTCACCTACCAGAAAAAACGCCGCCGACTACTATTTGGTCATTGA
- a CDS encoding CCA tRNA nucleotidyltransferase produces the protein MRLDLTQPDFKAAIPILKKIEAAGYEAYFVGGSVRDAILGLPIHDVDIASSAYPAEIKRIFKRTADTGIEHGTVMVLDHGTGYEVTTFRTESRYQDFRRPDHVTFVRSLAEDLKRRDFTINALAVRHDGTIIDLFDGLKDLQHHQLRAVGNPHERFHEDALRMMRAVRFESQLGFGIEPATKAAIADNAKLLVHISVERVAAEFNRLLTGIDRRAGLQDFIETRLFAYAPKMAAHETALTQFSQLPDTQLTSLASGWAALIFLLRTQPLVMLKAWKQSNELITLVTQTVKLLQVMPNPTAWDLYQAGEAAVTTASEVQKLLTPDFDQQQLAEAYAALPIHSKKELALTGADLIKAGVRPGPAMGKALNQIEQRVVAGALPNELKKLLPIATEMSQDRL, from the coding sequence ATGCGACTAGATTTGACCCAGCCAGATTTTAAGGCAGCGATTCCGATTTTAAAAAAAATCGAAGCTGCTGGTTATGAAGCTTATTTTGTTGGCGGCAGTGTTCGTGATGCGATACTGGGGCTGCCGATTCACGATGTGGATATTGCCAGTTCGGCGTATCCGGCAGAAATTAAGCGAATTTTCAAGCGGACAGCCGATACCGGCATCGAGCATGGCACAGTGATGGTGCTTGATCACGGGACTGGCTATGAAGTGACAACTTTCCGAACCGAATCGCGCTATCAGGATTTTCGCCGGCCTGATCATGTGACTTTTGTGCGCTCCTTAGCAGAAGATTTAAAGCGTCGGGATTTCACTATCAACGCTTTAGCTGTTCGGCATGATGGCACGATCATTGATTTGTTTGACGGCCTAAAAGATTTGCAGCACCACCAGCTGCGGGCAGTGGGTAATCCTCATGAACGGTTTCATGAGGATGCTTTGCGGATGATGCGGGCAGTTCGATTCGAGAGCCAATTGGGGTTCGGCATTGAGCCAGCCACCAAAGCGGCAATCGCCGATAATGCCAAACTGTTAGTGCACATTTCTGTAGAACGAGTCGCCGCAGAATTTAATCGGTTGCTGACTGGGATTGATCGACGTGCTGGCTTGCAAGATTTTATTGAGACTCGCTTGTTTGCCTACGCCCCGAAAATGGCGGCTCATGAAACAGCCTTAACGCAATTTTCTCAGTTGCCTGATACGCAGCTGACCAGTTTGGCAAGCGGCTGGGCGGCATTGATTTTCCTTTTAAGAACACAGCCGCTGGTGATGCTAAAGGCCTGGAAGCAATCCAATGAGCTGATCACCTTGGTCACGCAAACTGTCAAGCTACTGCAGGTGATGCCGAATCCGACTGCTTGGGATCTTTACCAAGCTGGTGAAGCGGCCGTGACAACGGCTAGCGAGGTTCAAAAACTGCTGACGCCTGACTTTGATCAGCAGCAGCTAGCTGAGGCTTACGCGGCCTTACCGATTCATAGTAAAAAAGAATTAGCGCTGACCGGTGCAGATCTGATTAAAGCGGGGGTCCGTCCCGGGCCAGCGATGGGCAAAGCACTCAATCAAATCGAGCAGCGTGTCGTCGCTGGAGCTTTGCCAAATGAACTAAAAAAGTTGTTGCCGATCGCAACTGAAATGTCTCAAGATCGTTTGTGA
- a CDS encoding ABC-F family ATP-binding cassette domain-containing protein — translation MQTLTAQGLSKAYGDKQLFNQIDFLINEGERIGLIGVNGAGKTTLIRALAGLDSVDAGEIKTPKQYRISYLAQIPDLDPDLAIMDAIYHGDSPVFQAIRQYEQALAEYTKDPMNPEKTAAYTKADARMTQEDAWSAETDIKTILTQLHIDDLSMRVGDLSGGQQKRVGLAQVLIESPDLLLLDEPTNHLDFDSIAWLEKYLSNYRGALVVVTHDRYFLDRVTNRIFELDRGRLFQYQGNYQAYVAKKAEQLEAEKSANHKQTQLYKQELAWMHAGAQARSTKQQARINRFETLQAAKDAAPEANQQLDPIQIASARLGKKVIEMHHASLQFDDQPILKDFNWLVQPGTRIGITGKNGAGKSTLLNIIAGKQKLDSGSIELGETVHLGYYTQMSANLDPNKRIITYLQEVGEEVVQADGQRVSVTQMLEQFLFPRSMHGTLIGRLSGGEKRRLYLLQVLMRQPNVLLLDEPTNDLDIATLTVLEDYLDQFPGTVITVSHDRYFLDKVADQLLIFNGNAQIDRAVGEFSDYLAQQQTKQPAAKPKTPAADAVPKKAAPKKKTKLTYAEQIEYDKLQNELDELDDKLAKVKAAMAEVNGEDYVKLGDLQAQIDEINQTIDKKFDRFAELDQYV, via the coding sequence ATGCAGACGCTAACAGCACAAGGCCTGAGTAAGGCATATGGTGACAAACAATTATTCAATCAGATTGATTTTTTAATTAACGAAGGCGAGCGAATTGGCTTAATTGGGGTTAATGGCGCTGGGAAAACCACGCTTATTCGCGCATTAGCCGGACTTGATTCAGTTGATGCTGGTGAAATTAAAACACCCAAGCAATATCGCATCAGCTATCTGGCTCAGATTCCCGATCTTGATCCTGACTTGGCGATTATGGATGCCATTTATCATGGTGATTCACCGGTTTTTCAAGCGATTCGCCAATATGAACAGGCACTAGCCGAATATACCAAGGATCCTATGAATCCGGAAAAAACTGCCGCTTATACAAAAGCAGATGCCCGCATGACGCAAGAAGATGCCTGGTCTGCAGAAACCGATATCAAAACAATTTTGACGCAGCTGCACATTGATGATTTGAGCATGCGTGTTGGCGATCTTTCCGGTGGTCAGCAAAAGCGTGTCGGTCTGGCCCAAGTGCTGATCGAATCGCCGGACTTATTGCTGTTGGACGAGCCGACGAACCACTTGGATTTTGATTCAATCGCGTGGCTTGAGAAGTATCTCAGCAATTATCGCGGCGCTTTGGTCGTGGTAACGCATGATCGTTATTTTCTTGATCGCGTGACGAACCGGATTTTTGAATTGGACCGCGGCCGTTTATTCCAGTATCAAGGCAACTATCAGGCTTATGTCGCCAAAAAGGCTGAGCAATTGGAGGCCGAAAAGTCGGCTAATCACAAGCAGACCCAGCTTTACAAGCAGGAACTAGCTTGGATGCATGCTGGTGCCCAGGCACGTTCAACGAAACAACAAGCGCGGATTAATCGTTTCGAGACCTTGCAAGCTGCCAAAGATGCGGCACCGGAAGCAAACCAGCAGTTGGATCCCATTCAGATCGCCAGCGCCCGCTTAGGCAAAAAAGTCATCGAAATGCATCATGCCAGTTTGCAGTTTGACGATCAGCCGATTCTAAAAGACTTTAATTGGCTGGTTCAACCAGGCACTCGCATTGGGATTACCGGCAAAAACGGCGCTGGCAAGTCAACATTGCTGAATATTATTGCTGGCAAACAAAAATTGGACAGCGGTTCTATTGAATTAGGCGAGACCGTTCATTTGGGCTACTACACCCAGATGAGTGCCAATTTGGATCCGAACAAACGCATCATTACCTACTTGCAGGAGGTTGGCGAAGAAGTCGTGCAAGCAGATGGTCAACGCGTGTCAGTGACCCAAATGCTGGAACAGTTTCTTTTTCCGCGCAGTATGCATGGTACGCTGATTGGTCGCTTGTCAGGCGGCGAAAAACGCCGGCTTTATTTGTTACAGGTGCTCATGCGTCAACCTAATGTTTTGCTTTTGGACGAGCCGACCAATGATCTAGATATTGCCACCTTGACCGTACTCGAAGATTATCTGGATCAATTTCCAGGCACCGTCATCACCGTGTCACATGACCGTTACTTTTTGGACAAAGTGGCTGATCAATTACTGATCTTCAATGGCAACGCGCAGATTGACCGAGCGGTAGGCGAGTTCTCTGATTATCTGGCTCAGCAACAAACCAAGCAGCCAGCAGCCAAACCAAAAACACCAGCTGCTGACGCTGTACCAAAAAAAGCCGCGCCAAAGAAGAAAACAAAACTGACATATGCTGAGCAGATAGAGTATGATAAACTCCAAAATGAGCTTGACGAGTTGGACGATAAACTCGCTAAAGTCAAGGCAGCTATGGCCGAAGTCAACGGCGAAGATTATGTCAAACTAGGTGACTTACAAGCCCAAATTGACGAGATCAACCAAACAATTGATAAAAAATTCGACCGATTTGCCGAACTGGATCAGTATGTTTGA
- a CDS encoding thymidylate synthase, producing the protein MLEQPYLDLAQKVLDEGHFKPDRTHTGTYSIFGHQMRFDLSEGFPLLTTKKVPYGLIKSELLWFLRGDTNIRFLLQHKNHIWDEWAFEKWVASPDYHGPDMTDFGHRSQKDPEFAASYREQMAKFDERILTDESFAAKYGDLGLVYGSQWRAWHTSRGDTIDQLGDVIEQIKTHPYSRRLIVSAWNPEDVPTMALPPCHTLFQFYVNDGKLSLQLYQRSADIFLGVPFNIASYALLTHLVAHECGLQVGDFIHTFGDAHLYVNHLDQIKEQLTRTPRQAPTLVLNPDKHDIFDFDMQDIKLLNYDPYPAIKAPVAV; encoded by the coding sequence ATGTTAGAGCAGCCATATCTCGATCTTGCCCAAAAAGTATTAGATGAAGGCCACTTCAAGCCTGATCGCACGCATACAGGCACGTACAGTATTTTCGGTCACCAAATGCGGTTTGACCTTAGCGAAGGGTTCCCTTTACTAACAACCAAAAAGGTGCCCTATGGTCTCATTAAAAGCGAGTTACTTTGGTTCTTGCGTGGCGACACCAACATTCGTTTCCTATTGCAGCACAAAAATCACATCTGGGATGAATGGGCCTTTGAGAAGTGGGTTGCCAGCCCCGATTATCATGGTCCGGATATGACCGATTTTGGTCATCGCAGCCAAAAAGATCCTGAATTTGCCGCCAGTTATCGTGAACAGATGGCCAAGTTTGACGAACGTATTCTCACTGACGAGTCATTTGCAGCTAAATACGGTGATTTAGGATTGGTTTATGGCTCGCAATGGCGGGCGTGGCATACCAGTCGCGGTGACACCATTGACCAGCTGGGGGATGTGATTGAGCAGATTAAGACGCATCCATACTCGCGACGCTTGATCGTATCCGCTTGGAATCCAGAAGATGTGCCAACCATGGCGTTACCGCCTTGTCACACCCTCTTCCAGTTTTATGTCAATGATGGCAAACTTTCCTTGCAACTGTATCAGCGTTCTGCGGACATTTTCCTTGGCGTGCCGTTTAATATTGCCTCATATGCCTTGCTGACCCATCTTGTTGCCCATGAATGCGGGTTGCAAGTCGGGGACTTCATTCACACATTTGGCGATGCCCACTTGTATGTCAATCATCTGGATCAAATCAAAGAACAATTAACCCGGACACCGCGCCAGGCACCGACCTTGGTCTTGAATCCGGATAAACACGATATTTTTGATTTTGATATGCAAGATATTAAATTGTTGAATTATGATCCTTATCCGGCCATTAAAGCACCAGTTGCCGTTTAA
- a CDS encoding dihydrofolate reductase gives MVAFLWAQDRDGVIGKDGHLPWHLPDDLHYFRTQTEGKMMVVGRRTYESFPKRPLPDRTNVVLTHQADYQAPGAIVLHQVAGVLDYAKEHADQALVIAGGAQIFSAFKDMVDTLLVTRLAGSFAGDTKMIPLDWDAFTKTSSRTVEDQNPALTHTYEVWQKQK, from the coding sequence ATGGTAGCATTTTTGTGGGCGCAGGATCGGGATGGTGTAATCGGTAAAGACGGCCATTTGCCATGGCATTTGCCAGACGATTTGCATTATTTCCGGACTCAGACTGAAGGAAAAATGATGGTGGTTGGGCGTCGCACGTACGAAAGTTTTCCAAAACGGCCATTACCAGATCGTACGAACGTGGTTTTGACGCACCAGGCTGATTACCAGGCACCAGGTGCGATTGTCTTGCATCAGGTTGCTGGAGTGCTTGATTATGCGAAGGAACATGCAGATCAGGCATTAGTCATCGCCGGTGGTGCTCAAATCTTTAGCGCCTTTAAAGACATGGTTGATACCTTGCTCGTGACCCGTCTAGCCGGCAGTTTTGCAGGTGACACTAAAATGATTCCACTAGATTGGGATGCGTTTACTAAAACCTCAAGCCGAACTGTCGAAGATCAAAACCCCGCTTTGACGCATACTTATGAAGTTTGGCAAAAGCAAAAATGA
- the trhA gene encoding PAQR family membrane homeostasis protein TrhA → MRVAKSKHYEFNNEMFSAITHAFALGLAVVGTIALGIKGANSGSQLELISYLGFGISLIILYTASTAFHGFYFSKARHVLQVLDHSGVFILIAGSYLPYCLVAIGGPLGIGLLIAIWALCFGGILYKLFFLNRFKHLETMIYVILGWLCLIGMVPLWHHLGPIGFWLLVAGGLAYTGGAMLYLQKGIPYIHVIWHLFVILGSLCMYISIYLFV, encoded by the coding sequence ATGCGCGTGGCAAAATCAAAGCATTATGAATTTAATAATGAAATGTTTAGTGCGATAACCCATGCATTTGCCTTAGGGCTGGCAGTGGTTGGCACGATTGCGTTGGGTATTAAGGGCGCCAATAGTGGCAGTCAGCTTGAGTTAATCAGTTACTTAGGATTTGGGATTTCCCTCATCATCTTATATACGGCTTCAACGGCGTTCCACGGTTTCTATTTTAGCAAGGCGCGCCATGTCCTACAGGTCCTAGATCACTCCGGCGTTTTCATATTAATCGCTGGCTCCTACCTACCTTACTGTTTGGTCGCGATTGGCGGACCATTAGGGATCGGCTTGCTAATTGCCATCTGGGCGCTTTGCTTTGGCGGCATCCTCTACAAGCTGTTCTTCTTGAATCGCTTCAAGCATCTGGAAACCATGATTTACGTCATTCTCGGCTGGCTTTGCTTAATCGGCATGGTGCCACTGTGGCATCACTTAGGACCGATTGGCTTCTGGTTACTGGTTGCTGGCGGGTTAGCATACACAGGTGGCGCTATGCTGTACCTGCAAAAAGGCATCCCATACATCCACGTCATCTGGCACCTGTTTGTCATTCTCGGCAGCCTGTGCATGTACATTTCAATTTACCTTTTCGTTTAA
- a CDS encoding DegV family protein has protein sequence MANIKIVTDSSVQLTPEEISQHNITVVPLTIMIDNTVYIDGETITRDDFMDEMAAAQNLPKTSQPAVGTFADVFDKLTADGSEVLAIHMTETISGTVNSSRQAAQIAKGKVTVIDSQFTDRAMAFQVLVAAEMAEAGKDMKTILDKLEQVRDNTTLVLGVTNLDNLVKGGRLSRVSGLISSFLNIKVILQLQNGELKALRKGRGMKTINNFIAETIAKMAKLSNIKSVGISTAGAKELGEDIGRRIAEVLPSVPILVRPTDPVIATHTGPGAFAITYYVD, from the coding sequence ATGGCAAATATCAAGATCGTCACGGATTCTTCCGTTCAACTGACTCCAGAAGAGATCAGCCAACATAACATTACGGTTGTACCGCTGACCATTATGATTGATAATACCGTTTATATTGATGGCGAAACCATCACACGGGATGATTTTATGGATGAAATGGCTGCGGCGCAAAATCTGCCCAAAACCTCGCAACCAGCTGTCGGTACGTTTGCCGATGTTTTCGACAAACTGACAGCAGACGGCAGCGAAGTTTTGGCAATTCATATGACTGAAACGATCAGCGGAACGGTGAATTCTTCGCGGCAAGCGGCTCAAATTGCGAAAGGCAAAGTGACGGTGATTGACTCGCAGTTCACGGACCGAGCGATGGCTTTTCAGGTCTTAGTTGCTGCTGAAATGGCCGAAGCCGGCAAAGATATGAAAACGATTCTTGATAAGCTTGAGCAAGTGCGGGACAACACGACACTGGTCCTTGGCGTAACGAATTTAGACAATTTAGTCAAAGGTGGCCGGCTTAGTCGTGTTTCAGGCTTAATTTCATCGTTTTTGAACATCAAGGTCATTCTGCAACTGCAAAATGGCGAACTGAAAGCCTTACGCAAAGGTCGGGGGATGAAGACGATTAATAATTTCATCGCCGAAACAATTGCTAAAATGGCCAAACTCAGCAACATCAAAAGTGTTGGTATTTCAACGGCCGGCGCTAAGGAATTAGGTGAAGACATTGGTCGGCGCATCGCAGAAGTGCTACCGAGTGTCCCGATTCTGGTGCGACCGACTGATCCAGTCATTGCAACCCATACAGGGCCAGGTGCGTTTGCAATTACGTACTACGTTGATTAA